The following proteins are encoded in a genomic region of Cryptomeria japonica chromosome 11, Sugi_1.0, whole genome shotgun sequence:
- the LOC131047094 gene encoding ethylene-responsive transcription factor 3-like, which produces MCSLQAEATAQAASTKSHYRGVRKRSEDRFVAEIRDPSKRRCIWLGTFSSDIEAAHAYDRAARAIEGCKAKTNFPLSAYQIPTPVKRSAAYKNREPLKQVRVPSRINTNMVARATPRPILPKPSMWTMFPPELRRQQQLARCNEKATAHAIVAIHEGCKESYRPCNSSDPSSSAVTECRASPTIGGLDLNLPAPVEEEECDHSPKTLWLLK; this is translated from the coding sequence ATGTGTTCCCTGCAAGCTGAAGCCACTGCCCAGGCGGCAAGCACAAAGAGTCATTACAGAGGAGTAAGAAAAAGGTCTGAGGACCGATTCGTTGCCGAGATTAGAGACCCGTCCAAGAGACGTTGCATATGGCTGGGCACTTTCAGTTCTGATATTGAAGCGGCCCATGCATATGACCGGGCCGCCAGAGCCATAGAAGGCTGCAAGGCCAAAACCAATTTCCCACTTTCCGCTTATCAAATTCCTACGCCCGTCAAGAGGAGCGCCGCTTACAAAAATCGTGAGCCGCTTAAACAAGTCCGTGTTCCGTCACGGATTAACACCAACATGGTTGCCAGAGCCACCCCTCGGCCTATCTTACCAAAACCTTCAATGTGGACCATGTTCCCACCGGAGCTTCGGAGGCAACAGCAATTGGCCAGATGCAATGAGAAAGCTACCGCCCATGCAATAGTAGCGATCCATGAGGGCTGTAAAGAAAGCTATCGCCCATGCAATAGTAGCGATCCATCTTCCTCTGCCGTCACAGAATGCAGAGCTTCTCCAACAATAGGTGGTTTGGATTTGAATCTTCCTGCGCCGgttgaagaagaagaatgtgaTCATTCTCCCAAAACGCTCTGGCTGCTCAAATGA